Genomic window (Chondrocystis sp. NIES-4102):
GTTGCCCTGCTATTTTCCTTTGACGTACCAACCAGGCGATCGCGATCGCTATAATAATTGTGATTAAGTGCATTATACTTGTTCCTCTCTCTGACGACGAGTTTGCTCCAGACGGGCTGCGATCGCTTCTATTTGTTCTAAACTAGCTATATCTAAGCTATCTGCAAAGGACGCTACTACATCAGGATTACTAATAGCTAGAAAACCGTTTAATTTTTCGTAGGATTGAAGAGCTTGTGCTTGCTCCTTAGATATTAAGGCTTGCCATGAGAAAGCACGTCCTTTTTTACTACACTTTAACCACCCTTTTTCGGTTAAACGTCTTAATACTGTAGTTACTGAAGTATATGCCAATTCTCGATTAGGGTCGATAAGTAGCTCATCATGAACATTTTTAACGGTTGCTATCTTTAATTTCCAGACTATTTCTAGTATTTCTGTTTCTAAAGGCCCTAAAGTTAACTTTTTTGGTCTATGCCGAGGTAAAAAAGCCATTGACGAAGTATCTATAAAGCAATATTTGTTATCTTACCTGTTAATCTTGGCACTCTTCAATATGTTACATCCCTGATTATGTTTGATGACCAAGTGTTAAATAAATATAAACAAAAAATAATTTCTCTATTATCTCAATTTGATTTAATTAAAACCTTTAGTATAGATGTATTTTTGACCCAGAGGATTTATATTGCTTTTTCTCTATCTCAACTCTTTAATTTTTATGTGGTATGAAATTTTTTTATATGTTGTCTAACTCTTTACTCTTTATAATTAAACTTATAGGATATGTAGCTAAGTTTCCTATAGCCTTAAATAAGAGTT
Coding sequences:
- a CDS encoding transcriptional repressor, CopY family protein — protein: MAFLPRHRPKKLTLGPLETEILEIVWKLKIATVKNVHDELLIDPNRELAYTSVTTVLRRLTEKGWLKCSKKGRAFSWQALISKEQAQALQSYEKLNGFLAISNPDVVASFADSLDIASLEQIEAIAARLEQTRRQREEQV